The Kitasatospora setae KM-6054 genome contains a region encoding:
- a CDS encoding PaaI family thioesterase — MTSTGTGTRAPEPSEPSEPAQPSAPVELTASAEPSGLSPAEGDAILAEYVAPWVRELGLTVLETGGRHAVLRLPWSDRLAREGGGLCGQAMAAADTATVIAVSAALGGFAPMTTVQLSTTFQRPARGTDLLVTARLTKLGRRMAFADITLATPDAPDDPVAHATTVYAFPG, encoded by the coding sequence ATGACCAGCACCGGCACCGGCACCCGCGCCCCCGAACCGTCCGAGCCCTCCGAGCCCGCGCAGCCCAGCGCGCCCGTCGAACTGACCGCGTCCGCCGAGCCGTCCGGGCTCAGTCCCGCCGAGGGGGACGCGATCCTCGCCGAGTACGTCGCGCCCTGGGTCCGCGAGCTGGGCCTGACCGTGCTGGAGACCGGCGGGCGCCACGCGGTGCTCCGGCTGCCCTGGTCGGACCGGCTGGCCCGGGAGGGCGGCGGGCTGTGCGGGCAGGCGATGGCGGCGGCCGACACCGCGACCGTGATCGCGGTGTCGGCGGCGCTCGGCGGTTTCGCGCCGATGACCACCGTCCAGCTGTCGACCACCTTCCAGCGTCCGGCCCGGGGCACCGACCTGCTGGTGACCGCCCGGCTGACCAAGCTGGGGCGCCGGATGGCGTTCGCCGACATCACGCTGGCCACCCCGGACGCGCCGGACGACCCGGTCGCGCACGCGACCACCGTCTACGCGTTCCCCGGCTGA
- a CDS encoding NAD(P)-dependent oxidoreductase translates to MHIGVIGATGTIGSRVVTEALGRGHRVTAFSRDASAITDRRENLDWESVDVLDAASIAAVLPGLDVLISGFQPGNAAKDFADTVQRSIADPTVYAAAARALLKALESHPRTRLIVIGGAGSLEIEPGVVRADHEDLIHASLDELGLPRQYAAAVRGHREALNVLRASNRLWTYFSPAEQIAPGERTGRFRIGGDQPVTDADGLSRISAEDAAVALVDEAELPRFVQRRFTAGY, encoded by the coding sequence ATGCACATCGGCGTCATCGGAGCCACCGGCACCATCGGCAGCCGGGTCGTCACCGAGGCCCTGGGGCGCGGACACCGCGTCACGGCGTTCAGCCGGGACGCCTCCGCGATCACCGACCGGCGGGAGAACCTCGACTGGGAGAGCGTCGACGTGCTGGACGCCGCGAGCATCGCCGCCGTCCTGCCTGGCCTGGACGTCCTGATCAGCGGCTTCCAGCCCGGGAACGCGGCGAAGGACTTCGCGGACACCGTCCAGCGCTCGATCGCGGACCCGACCGTCTACGCGGCAGCTGCCCGGGCCCTGCTCAAGGCCCTGGAGAGCCACCCCCGCACCCGGCTGATCGTCATCGGCGGCGCCGGCAGCCTGGAGATCGAGCCGGGTGTCGTCCGCGCCGACCACGAAGACCTCATCCACGCGTCGCTCGACGAACTCGGCCTGCCCCGCCAGTACGCCGCCGCCGTACGCGGCCACCGAGAGGCGCTGAACGTCCTGCGCGCCTCGAACCGGCTCTGGACCTACTTCAGCCCCGCCGAGCAGATCGCCCCCGGCGAGCGCACCGGCCGCTTCCGCATCGGCGGCGACCAGCCCGTGACCGACGCCGACGGCCTGAGCCGGATCTCGGCGGAGGACGCCGCGGTCGCCCTGGTGGACGAGGCGGAACTGCCTCGCTTCGTCCAACGCCGGTTCACCGCCGGCTACTGA
- a CDS encoding CHAD domain-containing protein, giving the protein MAHRIQGTAGDLITARLRAQTAELAALEPDVRAGRPDAVHRMRVAARRLRSTLRTHRRHLRGDHTATEDELRRLGRALGPARDAEVLGPRLLAHARELPPGTDRDRVLAELTAWSARETRDARPRVLAALDDERFRRLLATLAALAADPPLNRRAQRPAGPELTRVLRREHRRTAERLAAARHAPAGPALEHALHDARKAAKRARYAGETAGRPARAFTRRMKALQDVLGRHQDAAVARDTLRALSDGGFGYGALYGRQSAELAFARELLPQIWEQAARRPGKLR; this is encoded by the coding sequence GTGGCCCACCGGATCCAAGGCACCGCGGGAGACCTGATCACCGCCCGCCTGCGCGCCCAGACCGCCGAACTCGCCGCCCTCGAACCCGACGTCCGCGCCGGCCGCCCCGACGCCGTCCACCGGATGCGGGTCGCCGCCCGCCGCCTGCGCTCCACCCTCCGCACCCACCGCCGCCACCTGCGCGGCGACCACACCGCCACCGAGGACGAACTGCGCCGCCTCGGCCGCGCCCTCGGCCCCGCCCGCGACGCCGAAGTGCTCGGCCCCCGCCTGCTCGCCCACGCCCGCGAACTCCCGCCCGGCACCGACCGCGACCGCGTCCTCGCCGAACTCACCGCCTGGAGCGCCCGCGAGACCCGCGACGCCCGCCCCCGGGTCCTCGCCGCCCTCGACGACGAACGCTTCCGCCGCCTGCTCGCCACCCTCGCCGCGCTCGCCGCCGACCCGCCGCTCAACCGCCGCGCCCAACGCCCCGCCGGGCCCGAACTCACCCGGGTCCTGCGCCGCGAGCACCGCCGCACCGCCGAACGCCTCGCCGCCGCCCGGCACGCCCCCGCCGGACCCGCGCTCGAACACGCCCTGCACGACGCCCGCAAGGCCGCCAAGCGCGCCCGCTACGCCGGCGAGACGGCCGGCCGCCCCGCCCGCGCCTTCACCCGCCGGATGAAAGCCCTCCAGGACGTCCTCGGCCGCCACCAGGACGCCGCCGTCGCCCGCGACACCCTCCGCGCCCTCTCCGACGGCGGCTTCGGCTACGGCGCGCTCTACGGCCGGCAGAGCGCCGAACTCGCCTTCGCCCGCGAGCTGTTGCCGCAGATCTGGGAGCAGGCCGCCCGCCGGCCCGGGAAGCTCCGCTGA
- a CDS encoding uracil-DNA glycosylase, whose amino-acid sequence MEPPAPPALPTRPDPNDPNDPNDPGYPAALAPRTRDLAALDALVVDCRACPRLVAWREETALTKRRAFREQEYWARPIPGFGPHDARLVLVGLAPAAHGGNRTGRIFTGDPSGDLLYASLHRLGLANRPESHWRDDGLRLRGVRITDPVRCAPPENKPSNTERDTCRPWIVREFEQLRPTVRAVVALGGFAWQAALPVLAAAGWRVPRPKPVFGHGAHAVLPAADGGAELHLYGCFHVSPRNTYTGRLTPAMVDDLLRTAATAAGLEPS is encoded by the coding sequence ATGGAACCGCCCGCTCCGCCCGCCCTGCCCACTCGGCCCGACCCCAACGACCCCAACGACCCCAACGACCCCGGGTACCCCGCCGCCCTCGCGCCGCGCACCCGGGACCTCGCCGCACTGGACGCGCTGGTGGTCGACTGCCGGGCCTGCCCGCGGCTGGTGGCCTGGCGCGAGGAGACCGCGCTGACCAAGCGCCGGGCGTTCCGCGAGCAGGAGTACTGGGCCCGGCCGATCCCCGGCTTCGGTCCGCACGACGCCCGGCTGGTGCTGGTCGGCCTCGCCCCCGCCGCGCACGGCGGCAACCGCACCGGCCGGATCTTCACCGGTGACCCGTCCGGCGACCTGCTGTACGCCTCGCTGCACCGGCTCGGGCTGGCGAACCGGCCCGAGTCGCACTGGCGCGACGACGGCCTGCGGCTGCGCGGCGTCCGGATCACCGACCCGGTGCGCTGCGCGCCGCCGGAGAACAAGCCCAGCAACACCGAACGCGACACCTGCCGGCCGTGGATCGTCCGCGAGTTCGAGCAACTGCGGCCCACGGTACGGGCGGTGGTCGCCCTCGGCGGCTTCGCCTGGCAGGCCGCGCTGCCGGTGCTGGCGGCCGCGGGCTGGCGGGTGCCCCGCCCGAAGCCGGTCTTCGGGCACGGCGCGCACGCGGTCCTCCCGGCCGCGGACGGCGGCGCCGAACTGCACCTGTACGGCTGCTTCCACGTCAGCCCGCGCAACACCTACACCGGGCGGCTCACCCCGGCGATGGTCGACGACCTGCTCCGCACGGCGGCGACGGCGGCGGGGCTGGAGCCGAGCTGA
- a CDS encoding CBS domain-containing protein, which yields MTTAKEIMHPGAECVTGEQTLAEAARIMRDRGVGALPICGDGQQLLGILTDRDIVLKCVAEGRDPAAVRCRELAVGRPMVIEEDEEAELVLALMEEHRVRRLPVINHPDHKLVGMISEADIARGLSQDRLAEFVTTITAR from the coding sequence ATGACCACCGCGAAAGAGATCATGCACCCCGGAGCGGAGTGCGTCACCGGCGAGCAGACCCTCGCCGAAGCCGCCCGGATCATGCGCGACCGCGGCGTCGGCGCGCTGCCGATCTGCGGCGACGGGCAGCAGCTGCTCGGCATCCTCACCGACCGCGACATCGTCCTCAAGTGCGTCGCCGAGGGCCGCGACCCCGCCGCCGTCCGCTGCCGCGAACTCGCCGTCGGACGCCCGATGGTGATCGAGGAGGACGAGGAGGCGGAACTCGTCCTCGCGCTCATGGAGGAGCACCGGGTGCGCCGCCTGCCGGTGATCAACCACCCCGACCACAAGCTGGTCGGCATGATCAGCGAGGCCGACATCGCCCGCGGCCTCTCCCAGGACCGCCTCGCCGAGTTCGTCACCACGATCACCGCGCGCTGA
- a CDS encoding TetR/AcrR family transcriptional regulator, producing the protein MAGTRSTGRRERLRAETTAEIKRTALELMGSGGPDAITLRAIAREMGMTANAIYGYFATRDDLVTALIADVYTALADAVDAAWAASAQDAPAQRIQTWAHAFRDWTLANPEGFRLIYGDPVPGYQAPAGGAAPDAARRVCVGIAALADTAWGSAERSHGDGDFGWDDFDPGLLDKVRPAFPALPPAGVALALRIWGHLHGLVALEVYGHLRAQTLSPDKLFHAELTQLVRSLGLDA; encoded by the coding sequence GTGGCAGGCACCCGAAGCACCGGACGACGCGAGCGACTGCGGGCCGAGACGACCGCCGAGATCAAGCGCACAGCACTGGAGTTGATGGGCTCGGGCGGCCCCGACGCGATCACCCTGCGGGCGATCGCCCGCGAGATGGGCATGACCGCCAACGCCATCTACGGCTACTTCGCCACCCGCGACGACCTGGTCACCGCCCTCATCGCGGACGTCTACACCGCGCTCGCCGACGCCGTCGACGCCGCCTGGGCCGCCTCCGCGCAGGACGCCCCGGCGCAGCGGATACAGACCTGGGCACACGCCTTCCGCGACTGGACGCTGGCCAACCCCGAGGGCTTCCGGCTGATCTACGGCGACCCCGTCCCCGGCTACCAGGCCCCGGCCGGCGGCGCCGCGCCGGACGCCGCCCGGCGGGTCTGCGTCGGCATCGCCGCACTGGCGGACACGGCCTGGGGCAGCGCCGAACGGTCGCACGGGGACGGCGACTTCGGCTGGGACGACTTCGACCCCGGCCTGCTCGACAAGGTCCGCCCGGCGTTCCCCGCGCTACCGCCGGCCGGGGTGGCCCTGGCGCTGCGGATCTGGGGGCACCTGCACGGCCTGGTCGCACTGGAGGTCTACGGCCACCTGCGCGCCCAGACGCTCTCGCCCGACAAGCTCTTCCACGCCGAACTCACCCAGTTGGTCAGGTCGTTGGGTCTCGACGCCTAG
- a CDS encoding slipin family protein encodes MIVVDALVALLVLLAVYAGLSVRLVQQTQRGVVFRFGRVLDGVRGPGLARILPVADRLRRVNVQIITMPIPAQEGITRDNVTVRVDAVVYFKVVDPVKAIVNVQDYGFAMSQVAQTSLRSIIGKSELDDLLANREPINQGLELMLDSPALGWGIQIDRVEIKDVALPESMKRSMARQAEADRERRARIITADGEFQASARLSEAAKVMSATPAALQLRLLQTVVEVAAEKNSTLVLPFPVELLRFLESATDRATAQAARIEPVPGSQPGPEAGSDEDARGVEQLELPVELTAGPGPLRVAPPHAA; translated from the coding sequence ATGATCGTGGTCGACGCGTTGGTCGCGCTGCTGGTGCTGCTGGCGGTGTACGCCGGGCTGAGCGTGCGGCTGGTGCAGCAGACCCAGCGCGGGGTGGTGTTCCGGTTCGGCCGGGTGCTGGACGGGGTGCGCGGCCCCGGGCTGGCCCGGATCCTGCCGGTGGCGGACCGGCTGCGGCGGGTGAACGTGCAGATCATCACCATGCCGATCCCCGCCCAGGAGGGCATCACCCGGGACAACGTGACCGTCCGGGTGGACGCGGTGGTGTACTTCAAGGTGGTCGACCCGGTGAAGGCGATCGTCAACGTCCAGGACTACGGCTTCGCGATGTCGCAGGTCGCGCAGACCTCGCTGCGGTCGATCATCGGCAAGAGCGAGCTGGACGACCTGCTGGCCAACCGGGAGCCGATCAACCAGGGGCTCGAACTGATGCTGGACAGCCCGGCGCTGGGCTGGGGCATCCAGATCGACCGGGTCGAGATCAAGGACGTCGCGCTGCCCGAGTCGATGAAGCGCTCGATGGCCCGGCAGGCCGAGGCCGACCGGGAGCGGCGGGCCCGGATCATCACCGCGGACGGCGAGTTCCAGGCGTCCGCCCGGCTCTCGGAGGCCGCGAAGGTGATGTCCGCGACCCCCGCCGCGCTCCAACTGCGGCTGCTGCAGACGGTGGTGGAGGTCGCCGCGGAGAAGAACTCCACCCTGGTGCTGCCGTTCCCGGTGGAACTGCTGCGCTTCCTGGAGAGCGCCACCGACCGCGCCACCGCGCAGGCGGCCCGGATCGAACCGGTGCCGGGGTCGCAGCCGGGGCCGGAAGCGGGGTCGGACGAGGACGCCCGGGGCGTCGAGCAGTTGGAACTCCCGGTCGAACTCACCGCCGGCCCGGGCCCGTTGCGGGTCGCACCGCCGCACGCGGCCTGA
- a CDS encoding FAD-binding and (Fe-S)-binding domain-containing protein — protein MASDLARALAAAVRGEVRFDTAERAVYGQDASNYRQVPRGVVKPADRGDVREALRVCREFGVPVVARGSGTSIGGQAIGPGAVVLDFRRHFGRVLEVDPERRTARVEPGAVLDELQRAARPFGLRFGPDPSTHSRCTVGGMIGNDACGSHSLAWGRTSDNVHGLDLLLADGTELSVTGPLPPAERAALAAAPGRVGRLHRELQALAADNLALLRRAMPVLPRRGSGYPLDALLPERGYDLVRAVTGTEGTCALVLGATVRLVPEPAVRALVVAGYPDETAAADAVPALLPLAPLTCEGMAADLVAALLASGPRPPVLDRLPDGACWLFLEVGGPTAAEAADRARELAAAVRRERSAAVALVTDPGEQRALWAIREAGAGIVTRLPPGPDGRPGGAAWPGWEDSAVPVNQLGSYLRQLRMLLKRHGLRGVPFGHFGEGCVHLRLDFPLRERPSAFREFMLEAADLVVAHGGSLSGEHGDGQARGELLPRMFPPEVIDLFARFKRIWDPDGLLNPGLLVDPRPLDADLRFPGRELPLALAYPEDGGSLLSAVHRCVGVGTCVDTSSGVMCPSYMVTGEERHSTRGRARLLGEMLRGELVADGWRSPEVREALDLCLGCKGCASDCPVHVDMATYRSEFLYHHYRFRPRPAAHLSFGWLPLWLRLAHLAPRAANAALRGRFSAPVLKRLGGIDPRRALPALPERRFTAWFRAHRAANQVPAGTGAGPGTGPDAPAVLLWPDSMSELLDPAPARAAVLVLERLGFRVLLPSGPVCCGLTLIASGQLGLARRVAARSARTLGELPPGLPVVGLEPSCTATLRSDWPRLLPDGAGELPSRVRTLAEFLDEQDVELPELTGRAMTQVHCHQHAVLGTGADRRITGRLGLDNRELDAGCCGLAGAFGFERGHWEVSVAAAERALLPAVRAADPGTLLLADGLSCRTQLTQLEPSARPSHLAEVLLRAFEQAEEPPGHSPG, from the coding sequence ATGGCTTCCGATCTCGCCCGTGCCCTCGCTGCCGCCGTCCGTGGGGAGGTGCGGTTCGACACCGCTGAGCGTGCCGTGTACGGGCAGGACGCGTCGAACTACCGGCAGGTGCCGCGCGGGGTGGTGAAGCCGGCGGATCGGGGGGACGTGCGGGAGGCGTTGCGGGTGTGCCGGGAGTTCGGAGTGCCGGTGGTGGCGCGGGGGTCGGGGACGAGCATCGGCGGGCAGGCGATCGGGCCGGGGGCGGTGGTGTTGGACTTCCGGCGGCATTTCGGGCGGGTGCTGGAGGTGGATCCGGAGCGGCGGACCGCCCGGGTCGAGCCGGGCGCGGTGTTGGACGAACTGCAGCGGGCGGCGCGGCCGTTCGGGTTGCGGTTCGGTCCCGATCCGTCGACCCACAGCCGGTGCACGGTCGGCGGGATGATCGGCAACGACGCCTGCGGCTCGCACTCGCTCGCCTGGGGCCGGACCTCCGACAACGTACACGGTCTCGACCTGCTGCTGGCCGACGGCACCGAACTGTCCGTCACCGGCCCGCTGCCGCCCGCCGAGCGGGCCGCGCTGGCCGCCGCCCCGGGCCGGGTGGGCCGGCTGCACCGGGAGTTGCAGGCGCTGGCCGCGGACAACCTGGCGCTGCTGCGCCGGGCGATGCCGGTGCTGCCCCGGCGCGGTTCGGGCTACCCGCTGGACGCGCTGCTGCCCGAGCGCGGGTACGACCTGGTGCGGGCGGTCACCGGCACCGAGGGGACGTGCGCGCTGGTGCTGGGCGCGACGGTGCGGCTGGTGCCCGAGCCGGCCGTCCGGGCGCTGGTGGTGGCGGGCTATCCGGACGAGACGGCGGCGGCGGACGCGGTGCCGGCGCTGCTCCCGCTGGCGCCGCTGACCTGCGAGGGGATGGCGGCGGACCTGGTGGCGGCGCTGCTGGCCTCCGGTCCGCGTCCGCCGGTGCTGGACCGGCTGCCGGACGGCGCGTGCTGGCTGTTCCTGGAGGTCGGCGGTCCGACGGCGGCCGAAGCGGCCGACCGGGCGCGGGAGTTGGCGGCGGCAGTGCGGCGGGAGCGGTCGGCGGCGGTGGCCCTGGTGACCGATCCGGGCGAGCAGCGGGCGTTGTGGGCGATCCGGGAGGCGGGCGCGGGGATCGTCACCCGGCTGCCGCCGGGGCCGGACGGGCGGCCGGGCGGCGCGGCCTGGCCGGGTTGGGAGGACTCGGCCGTCCCGGTCAATCAACTCGGTTCGTACTTGCGGCAGTTGCGGATGCTGCTGAAGCGGCACGGGCTGCGCGGGGTGCCGTTCGGGCATTTCGGCGAGGGCTGCGTGCACCTGCGGCTGGACTTCCCGTTGCGCGAACGCCCGTCCGCGTTCCGGGAGTTCATGCTGGAGGCGGCGGACCTGGTGGTGGCGCACGGGGGTTCGCTGTCCGGCGAGCACGGCGACGGGCAGGCCCGGGGCGAGCTGCTGCCCCGGATGTTCCCGCCGGAGGTGATCGACCTGTTCGCCCGGTTCAAGCGGATCTGGGACCCGGACGGCCTGCTCAACCCGGGCCTGCTGGTCGACCCGCGCCCGCTGGACGCCGATCTGCGGTTCCCCGGGCGGGAGTTGCCGCTCGCCCTGGCCTACCCGGAGGACGGTGGCAGTCTGCTGTCGGCGGTGCACCGCTGCGTGGGTGTCGGCACGTGCGTGGACACCTCGTCGGGGGTGATGTGCCCGAGCTACATGGTGACCGGGGAGGAGCGGCACTCGACCCGGGGCCGGGCCCGGCTGCTCGGCGAGATGCTGCGCGGCGAGCTGGTCGCCGACGGCTGGCGCTCGCCCGAGGTGCGCGAGGCGCTCGACCTCTGCCTGGGCTGCAAGGGCTGCGCGAGCGACTGCCCGGTGCACGTGGACATGGCGACCTACCGGTCCGAATTCCTGTACCACCACTACCGGTTCCGGCCGCGCCCGGCCGCGCACCTGTCGTTCGGCTGGCTGCCGCTGTGGCTGCGCCTGGCGCACCTGGCGCCGCGCGCGGCCAACGCGGCGCTGCGCGGCCGGTTCAGCGCGCCGGTGCTGAAGCGGCTCGGCGGGATCGATCCGCGGCGCGCGCTGCCCGCACTGCCGGAGCGCCGGTTCACCGCCTGGTTCCGCGCCCACCGGGCCGCGAACCAGGTTCCGGCCGGCACGGGTGCGGGTCCGGGCACGGGCCCGGACGCCCCGGCGGTGCTGCTGTGGCCGGACTCGATGTCCGAACTGCTCGACCCGGCGCCGGCCAGGGCCGCCGTCCTGGTGCTGGAGCGGCTCGGCTTCCGGGTGCTGCTGCCGTCCGGGCCGGTGTGCTGCGGGCTGACCCTGATCGCCAGCGGCCAGCTCGGCCTGGCCCGCCGGGTGGCCGCCCGCTCGGCCCGGACGCTGGGCGAACTCCCGCCCGGGCTACCGGTGGTGGGCCTGGAGCCGTCCTGCACCGCGACCCTGCGCTCGGACTGGCCCCGGCTGCTCCCCGACGGCGCGGGCGAACTGCCGTCCCGGGTCCGCACGCTGGCCGAGTTCCTGGACGAACAGGACGTCGAGCTACCTGAGTTGACCGGCCGGGCGATGACCCAGGTGCACTGTCACCAGCACGCCGTCCTGGGCACCGGTGCCGACCGGCGGATCACCGGCCGGCTCGGCCTGGACAACCGCGAACTGGACGCCGGCTGCTGCGGACTGGCGGGCGCGTTCGGCTTCGAGCGGGGCCACTGGGAGGTGTCGGTGGCCGCCGCCGAGCGCGCCCTGCTGCCGGCCGTCCGGGCCGCCGACCCCGGGACGCTGCTGCTCGCCGACGGCCTGAGCTGCCGGACCCAGCTCACCCAACTTGAGCCGTCGGCCCGGCCGTCGCACCTGGCGGAGGTGCTGCTGCGGGCCTTCGAGCAGGCGGAGGAGCCGCCCGGTCACTCGCCCGGGTAA
- a CDS encoding GNAT family N-acetyltransferase, producing the protein MPAETRIRLIEPADAAPIAAHRARDAAAFRRWEPAQSAALLTPEGQAARIDRLLAGHRAGTAWPAVVLADGEVVGQATVSGILPQPHLRRATVGYWIATTAQQRGHAGRALALLLRLMTDDLGLHRAEASTHLENLPSQRVLRRNGFTPYGVAHSAILLDGAWQDSLLWERILAE; encoded by the coding sequence GTGCCCGCCGAGACCCGCATCCGCCTGATCGAACCCGCCGACGCCGCCCCGATCGCCGCGCACCGGGCCCGGGACGCCGCGGCCTTCCGCCGCTGGGAGCCGGCCCAGTCGGCCGCGCTGCTGACCCCCGAGGGGCAGGCCGCCCGGATCGACCGGCTGCTGGCCGGCCACCGGGCCGGGACGGCCTGGCCGGCGGTGGTGCTCGCGGACGGCGAGGTGGTCGGGCAGGCCACCGTCAGCGGGATCCTGCCGCAGCCGCACCTGCGCCGCGCCACCGTCGGCTACTGGATCGCCACCACCGCCCAGCAGCGCGGCCACGCCGGCCGCGCGCTCGCCCTGCTGCTGCGCCTGATGACGGACGACCTCGGCCTGCACCGGGCCGAGGCGTCCACCCACCTGGAGAACCTGCCGTCCCAACGGGTGCTGCGCCGCAACGGGTTCACCCCGTACGGCGTCGCGCACTCCGCGATCCTGCTCGACGGCGCCTGGCAGGACTCGCTGCTGTGGGAACGGATCCTCGCCGAGTAG
- a CDS encoding Gfo/Idh/MocA family protein — protein sequence MQPITDRPIRWGVLATGGIATSFVEDLAAVPGAEALAVASRREDSARAFADRHGLPRAYGSWQELAADPEVDVVYVATPHSAHHRAAALLLEAGKAVLCEKPFTLNAAEAAELVALARKREVFLMEAMWTYLDPTVRRIAALVADGAIGEVRSVQAEFGFATAEDPTHRLWDPAAGGGALLDLGVYPVAFAHLLLGAPESVQAWARLTDLGVDANTGILLGHPGGATALLSCSLDVQCGQRAAVQGSTGRIEIDRDFFHPAGFTLHRDGAEPEVFTAPVKTGHGYGLEAAEVMRCLRAGETESPLVPLDSTLSVMRTLDAVRERIGVRYPGE from the coding sequence GTGCAGCCGATCACCGACCGCCCGATCCGCTGGGGCGTCCTCGCCACCGGCGGCATCGCCACCTCCTTCGTCGAGGACCTGGCGGCCGTCCCCGGCGCCGAGGCGCTCGCCGTCGCCTCCCGGCGCGAGGACTCCGCCCGGGCCTTCGCCGACCGGCACGGCCTCCCGCGCGCGTACGGCAGTTGGCAGGAACTGGCGGCCGACCCCGAGGTGGACGTGGTGTACGTGGCGACGCCGCACTCCGCGCACCACCGGGCGGCCGCGCTGCTGCTGGAGGCCGGAAAGGCGGTGCTGTGCGAGAAGCCGTTCACGCTCAACGCCGCGGAGGCGGCCGAGCTGGTCGCGCTGGCCCGCAAGCGCGAGGTCTTCCTGATGGAGGCGATGTGGACGTACCTCGACCCGACCGTGCGGCGGATCGCCGCCCTGGTCGCGGACGGCGCCATCGGTGAAGTGCGCTCCGTGCAGGCCGAGTTCGGCTTCGCCACGGCGGAGGACCCGACCCACCGGCTGTGGGACCCGGCGGCCGGCGGCGGCGCGCTGCTCGACCTCGGGGTCTACCCGGTCGCGTTCGCCCACCTGCTGCTCGGCGCACCGGAGTCGGTGCAGGCCTGGGCCCGGCTGACCGACCTCGGGGTGGACGCCAACACCGGCATCCTGCTCGGCCACCCGGGCGGCGCGACCGCGCTGCTCTCCTGCTCGCTCGACGTGCAGTGCGGCCAGCGGGCCGCCGTCCAGGGCAGCACCGGCCGGATCGAGATCGACCGGGACTTCTTCCACCCCGCCGGGTTCACCCTGCACCGCGACGGCGCCGAACCGGAGGTCTTCACCGCCCCCGTGAAGACCGGCCACGGCTACGGCCTGGAGGCCGCCGAGGTGATGCGCTGCCTGCGGGCCGGCGAGACCGAGTCGCCGCTCGTCCCGCTGGACTCCACGCTCTCCGTGATGCGCACCCTGGACGCCGTCCGGGAACGGATCGGGGTGCGTTACCCGGGCGAGTGA
- a CDS encoding PP2C family protein-serine/threonine phosphatase: MRRRLAGLLSEWRTGHLMVLLPLGLIVLISAIDISISPNIHLGPLLVVAPAITPSFAGTRLTVLIGVLALTAQAVIAVLHGGLFTPNHQAQLAALAVVTGVIVAYTRIHERHGRELTRVRTVSDAVQHVLMRPLPDHAGPLRIATRYLAAEDEAHVGGDLYAAVRTPHATRLLIGDVRGKGLPAVGDAAALLGAFRELAHRHDDPAELADALETSYRRHLAELADSGQDVQENFVTALVLDLPDDRSTARVADCGHPPPLLLTPTGAHPLPLRRTAPPLGMSALGPVDRRTEEFDFPPGATLLLHTDGVTEARDAADAFYPLAERAAALPADTPDVLLDALRRDLLDHVGGHLSDDAALIAVTRPR; encoded by the coding sequence GTGCGGCGGAGACTGGCCGGCCTGCTGAGCGAGTGGCGCACCGGACACCTGATGGTGCTGCTGCCGCTCGGCCTGATCGTGCTGATCTCCGCGATCGACATCTCGATCTCGCCGAACATCCACCTGGGCCCGCTGCTGGTGGTCGCCCCCGCGATCACCCCCTCCTTCGCGGGCACCCGGCTGACCGTGCTGATCGGCGTCCTCGCGCTGACCGCCCAGGCCGTCATCGCCGTCCTGCACGGCGGCCTGTTCACCCCCAACCACCAGGCCCAGCTGGCCGCGCTCGCGGTCGTCACCGGCGTCATCGTCGCCTACACCCGGATCCACGAGCGGCACGGCCGCGAACTCACCCGGGTCCGGACCGTCTCCGACGCCGTCCAGCACGTCCTGATGCGGCCGCTGCCCGACCACGCCGGGCCGCTGCGGATCGCCACCCGCTACCTCGCCGCCGAGGACGAGGCCCACGTCGGCGGCGACCTGTACGCGGCCGTCCGCACCCCGCACGCCACCCGGCTGCTGATCGGCGACGTCCGGGGCAAGGGCCTGCCCGCCGTCGGCGACGCCGCCGCGCTGCTCGGCGCGTTCCGCGAACTCGCCCACCGGCACGACGACCCCGCCGAACTCGCCGACGCCCTCGAAACGTCCTACCGCCGCCACCTCGCCGAACTCGCCGACAGCGGACAGGACGTCCAGGAGAACTTCGTCACCGCCCTCGTCCTCGACCTCCCCGACGACCGCTCCACCGCCCGCGTCGCCGACTGCGGTCACCCCCCGCCGCTGCTGCTCACCCCGACCGGCGCCCACCCGCTGCCGCTGCGCCGCACCGCCCCGCCGCTCGGCATGAGCGCGCTGGGCCCGGTCGACCGCCGCACCGAGGAGTTCGACTTCCCGCCCGGCGCCACCCTGCTCCTGCACACCGACGGCGTCACCGAGGCCCGCGACGCCGCCGACGCCTTCTACCCGCTGGCCGAGCGCGCCGCCGCGCTGCCCGCCGACACCCCCGACGTCCTGCTCGACGCCCTCCGCCGGGACCTGCTCGACCACGTCGGCGGCCACCTGTCGGACGACGCCGCGCTGATCGCCGTCACCCGCCCGCGCTGA